A region of the Gammaproteobacteria bacterium genome:
TTCGGAAAATTTACCTGTCAGCGTGTGCCGCCCGAGCGTTCGCTGCCTACCCTGGCGGAAGACACGCGCGCCGGCTTGCTGACGCCGCCGCGTTCCCTGTCACCTAAGTATTTTTACGACAGCTACGGCTCCGAGCTGTTCGATCAGATCTGCGTAACGCCCGAATATTACGTTACGCGCACCGAGGACGCGTTGCTGGCGGCACAGGCCGGCGCCATCATCGACCGTAGCCAACCGGATCATATCGTCGAACTGGGCAGCGGCGCCTCGCGCAAGACGCACCATTTGCTGGAGGCCTGCGAAGCGCGCGACATGCGTTGCACGTATTGGCCTTACGACGTATGCGAATCCATTCTCATCGAGGCGGGAGAGCGCCTGATGGGAACTTACCGCTGGCTGGACGTCAACGCGCTGGTGGGTGACTATCACGCCGGGTTCGAGCATCTGCCCGACCCGCAAGGCCGGCGCCTGTTCGCGTTTCTGGGCAGCACCATCGGCAACTTCGATCGGCCGCAGGCGGTCGCGCTGTTAACCGAACTGTGCGCGAAGATGC
Encoded here:
- a CDS encoding L-histidine N(alpha)-methyltransferase, giving the protein MQIPAEIGFGKFTCQRVPPERSLPTLAEDTRAGLLTPPRSLSPKYFYDSYGSELFDQICVTPEYYVTRTEDALLAAQAGAIIDRSQPDHIVELGSGASRKTHHLLEACEARDMRCTYWPYDVCESILIEAGERLMGTYRWLDVNALVGDYHAGFEHLPDPQGRRLFAFLGSTIGNFDRPQAVALLTELCAKM